A genome region from Nicotiana tabacum cultivar K326 chromosome 13, ASM71507v2, whole genome shotgun sequence includes the following:
- the LOC107774525 gene encoding cytochrome P450 71AU50-like, with translation MALLWATLLVALFVYALYELLNIQKRKRFPPGPRGLPILGHLHLLGKNPHQDLQKLANKHGPIMYMRLGLVPAIVASSADAAEKVLKTNDHIFASRPHHEASQYMAYGQKNLIFAKYGPYWRNIRKLCTVHLLSSHKINSFQSMRKQQVQLLIDSLKREAHDRIVVDLSAKITSLNANLTCLMVFGKKYMDEDLDKRGFKAVVQDVVHLAATPNLGDFFPFLGVIDLQGLTRKLKDLSKVFDEFLEKIIDEHVQSHDQKQTKDFVDTMMEIMQSGEAEFQFDRRHIKAILLDMLMAAMDTSATSVEWILTELLRHPNVMKKLQKELDEVVGIERMVEESDLENLKYLDMVVKEGLRLHSVVPIMHHEAMEDCVVDGFHIQKGSRIMINCYAVQRDPNVWPEPEKFFPERFVGSSVDIRGRDFQLLPFGSGRRSCPGMQLGVTIVRLVVAQLVHCFDWEIPNGMQPLDLEIDEQFGLVTCKEKPLMAIPTYRLKEDANTLQM, from the exons ATGGCTTTGTTATGGGCAACACTTCTAGTTGCTCTATTTGTATATGCCTTATATGAGCTGCTAAACATTCAGAAGAGAAAAAGGTTTCCTCCAGGTCCAAGAGGACTTCCCATTTTAGGACATCTTCATTTGTTAGGTAAAAACCCACACCAAGATTTACAAAAACTAGCCAACAAACATGGTCCTATTATGTATATGCGATTGGGACTAGTACCTGCAATCGTTGCCTCGTCTGCTGATGCAGCCGAGAAAGTCCTCAAGACAAATGATCACATCTTTGCTAGTAGGCCGCACCACGAGGCATCTCAGTATATGGCTTATGGCCAGAAGAATTTGATTTTTGCGAAGTATGGACCATATTGGCGTAACATACGCAAATTGTGCACCGTGCACCTTTTGAGTAGTCATAAGATCAATTCATTTCAGTCCATGAGAAAGCAACAAGTTCAACTTCTGATTGATTCACTTAAAAGGGAAGCTCATGATCGCATTGTTGTTGATCTTAGTGCAAAGATTACGTCCTTGAATGCCAACTTGACTTGCCTAATGGTATTTGGAAAGAAGTACATGGATGAGGACTTGGATAAAAGGGGATTCAAAGCTGTAGTCCAAGATGTTGTGCATTTAGCTGCAACACCAAATCTTGGAGATTTTTTCCCCTTTCTTGGTGTTATTGATCTCCAAGGGCTCACTCGCAAGCTCAAAGATCTTTCAAAGGTGTTTGATGAGTTTCTTGAGAAGATTATTGATGAACATGTTCAGTCTCATGACCAGAAACAAACCAAGGATTTTGTCGACACAATGATGGAGATTATGCAATCAGGAGAAGCAGAGTTTCAGTTTGACCGTCGACATATAAAAGCTATCCTCTTG GACATGCTTATGGCTGCAATGGACACTTCAGCAACATCAGTAGAATGGATATTGACAGAGCTTCTTAGGCACCCTAATGTGATGAAGAAACTCCAAAAAGAGTTAGATGAAGTGGTAGGAATTGAAAGGATGGTAGAAGAATCAGACTTGGAGAATTTGAAGTACTTAGACATGGTTGTAAAAGAGGGCCTGAGGCTGCATTCCGTAGTGCCAATAATGCATCATGAGGCCATGGAAGATTGTGTCGTCGATGGCTTCCACATACAAAAGGGATCCAGAATCATGATTAATTGTTATGCAGTTCAGAGGGATCCAAATGTTTGGCCAGAGCCTGAAAAGTTTTTCCCTGAGAGATTTGTTGGGAGCAGCGTAGATATTCGTGGACGTGATTTTCAACTTTTACCATTTGGCTCTGGTAGAAGAAGCTGCCCCGGAATGCAGTTGGGGGTTACCATTGTTCGCCTTGTGGTTGCACAATTGGTGCATTGCTTTGATTGGGAGATTCCAAATGGTATGCAGCCTCTTGATTTAGAAATTGACGAGCAGTTTGGGTTAGTAACATGCAAAGAAAAGCCTTTGATGGCTATTCCTACTTATAGACTAAAGGAAGATGCAAATACATTGCAGATGTAA